TCGCCTGGACGAAGTTGCCGTTGATGGTCTGGAGTTGGACAAGGTCGCCCGTCACCAGGTCATTGCCGTCCAGGTCCACCAACTGGAACCGCTCCCAAGGCCCCACTGCGACGCGATTGGCGTCCACCATGGCGCCACCGCCGCCCTCGGCCACCAGGTAGTCGCCGTTTGAAGCACGAAGCGTGATGGTCCTCGAATAGAGCCGCGTCACCGTCACGACGTCGAGCGTGCTCAGCGCGTTGCGCTGCCCGATGGTCTGTCCACCCCGGCCCTCGATGGTCGGCCGCCCGTTCTTCGAGCCCTGCATCGGGCCGTAGTGCATGATGGAGCCGAAGTCATAGCCAAAGAAGTCGTCGTCCTCGTTGTTGTTCTGCTGGAACTGGGACGCCGCGCCCGCCACCATGTTCTCCCACCGGATGATGACGTAGGTGTCGCGGTCCTGGCGGTTGTGCTCGTGGTTGAGTCCCAGGCTGTGTCCCAGCTCGTGGATGATGGTGCCCGTGCTGCAACTGCCATCCAGCCACACCCCTTGTTGCCCACCCAGACGGCCATAGTGGGCGGAGCATCCGGTGCCCGACTGGATGCGAACGTAGTCAGGATATTGCGCCGCGTTGTTCGCCGTGCGGAGCACGAACGAGATGTGGGTCCGGTCATGCCAGTGATTGATGGCGTCCTGGATTCGATTCTGGTTCGCAACGCCCGAGTCGATGGTGTACGGAACCACGGCGTTGGGCCAGCGCGAGTTCAGGTCGGTCTTGGCGAGGCCCTGGGCTCGGGGGCCCGAGGCATCCAGCCCCAGGGCCTTCACCTCGCGCACGCGCGCCTCCATCTGCTGCACCGTCCCCAGGACCATGTCGCCCTCTTGGATGGCCAGACCGTCCACCTCGGCATACGTGACCGGGACGAACTTCTCCCGCATGTTGCTCCAGATGTAGCCCTCGCGAATCGGGGCCCCCGCTGGTACTCGGGCCATTTCCGGGTCCAGGTTGAGCCCCGGCGCCAGGTTCTCCTCTCCACAGGCGATGAGCAGCAAACTCGGGATGAATAGTGCGGACAACGCCAACCTCGAAAGGTCTCGTGACATGATTTCTCCACTTCTTGTGAGGATTTCGGGGCGGCGTATATCAGAAGGAGTCTGGTTTTGTTGCGAGGATTCGGGGCACACCTCTGCCATTGCCTTGGTGACGCGTCAGGGCTGACTGGGTCGAGGTTGACTCGTGTGGGTTTGTGGAGGTGATGTGCATCTCCAGGGGTTCGGCTTGGATTGGGTGCGGGCTGGGGCCCTGGTGTGGAGACGACCTTCAAGAAGCGCGGGTCTTCGATCCACCAAAGGGAGGAGCCGATGACCGATGGACATTCATGGCGGGGAAACTGGAAGTCCCGCTTGTATGAGCGCGTCCGAGAACGGGGCTACGACTCCCTTACGGCTTTTGCCGAGTCCCGTCCCACCGCATCGCTGGTGGCACTGGCCGAGGAGCTTGGGCCGGACGACGTTGCCGGAGTCCAGGTGTACGATGGTCTGGTGATCGAGGCGGTGCGAAGCAAGCAAGTGACCCGCTTGGTTCGTGGACAACTCGTGCGCGAGCTGTGGGGCAGCCTCCCTGATGGTTGGCCTGCCGTGTTGGATGACGACAACCGCTTCAAGGTCGCCAAAGCACTTGGCCTTTGGTCCGGTATCGTCCCAGACACCCACAGGGAGAGGGTGCGGCTAGCCAGGGAGGCGCTTCGCGCCAACCCTCCCCCGGCTGGCTGGCGCCCGCTCGGACCCGACGACGAGCTTCTACGGACACTCCTCCCCGACGAAGAAGCCTGACCATCAGGGGGGCGGTGAGTCGGTGCCGAAGTCTCCATGTGTCCCCAGTGTGCCCCTCCAGCGTGGTTCGAGGTGGCACACCGGGGAACGACATGGGACGGGGCGGGAGGATGAACCCGAGGGAAATCAAGGCGATAGGGGGTAACAGCACGTCCTGCTTGGGGTTTCCTATCGTCCTGCCCACGGGTTCAAGTCCCGTACTCCTCGCCAATGAGAAGGGCCCGGAATCGCAAGGCTCCGGGCCCTTCGTCTCCGCGGGGAGCGACTTCCGCCCCGGCCCTTGCTCAGCTCAATCCCTGCTCAGTTTTGATATGGACAGGGAACCACCTTGCACGGGAACTTGGTGCAATCGTAGCACTTGAACTGCTGGTAGACCCCGTTATCACACGACATCATGATGTGCTTGTAATACCGGGTCGTGACACCCCAGTCATCGTTCGAGCCGTCGCAGTACAGGGTCCGCTCACCCACCATCTCCGCGGGGTCGAACGCCGAGCTCGTGTAGTACCAGGTACGAACCTCATTGGCCGGGAGCGTCTGAGATTGCGAGTCAAGAGTGCTGCCCTCATCCACGGGGCCAGCACCGGTACCACAAGCCGCCAGCAGGCCGGAGACCACCACGAATGCCAACACGGACGGACGCATCATCATTGTTCCTCGGTTGAAGGAGTACCCACCTCGGGCGGGCCTCCGGATTGAGTCAGACATGTGCCTTCCGAGGGGTTGTTGCGTCCAACGCATTGATGGCATCCAAGTTCATGCAGTAGCCTCATGACATGTCCCAGGAGAGCACCCTCGAGGCGCGAGACCTCCGCCTCATCCAGGCCATCGTCGAGGAGGGCAGCGTGACGCGCGCGGCGCGGCGGCTGTACCTGAGCCAGTCGGCGATCAGCCACCAGCTTTCAGGGCTCGAAACGCGGCTCGGAGTCACCCTCTTCGAGCGCGTGCGCAAGCGCATGGTCATCACGCCCGCGGGCCAACGGCTGGCGGCGCTCGCCGCCGAGGTGCTGCCGAGGCTCGCACGGGAACAGGCCCTGCTGCGCGCCGCGCTGACGCCCACGCCGCCACGTCCCTTGCGCCTCGCCGCCCAGTGCTACACCTGCTACCAGTGGCTGCCGCGGTTGCTGACGGGGCTGTCCACAGCGCACCCAGAGGTGGACCTGCGGCTGGACGTGGAAGCCACGCGCTCGGCGGAAGCGGCCCTGCTCGAAGACCGGCTGGACGTGGCCCTCTGTTGCTACCCCGTGAGCACTCCCGGGCTCGTCTCCACGCCCCTCTTCCGCGATGAGCTCGTGGCCGTGCTGCCCGCGGGCCACCCGCTGGCCGCGCGCCCCTACGTCAGCGGACCGGACCTGACAGAGCAGGCCGTCTACTTCTACCCGCTCCCCGCGGAGGACGAGGAGCGCTTCCGCCGAGAGCTCCTGCCACGGAGGCCCGATGCACTGCGCGTCCGCACGCTTCCACTCACCGAGGCCATGGTGGAGCTGGTGCGGAGCGGGCACGGGGTGTCCCTCATCGCGCGCTGGTCACTCGGGCCGCACCTGGCACAAGGGGGGCTCGTCACCCGCGGCCTCGGTCGCAAGGGCTACTGGCGACAGTGGAGCGCGGTGCACAAGCGTCACAGCCCACTCGCCCCGGCGCTCGCCACACTCGTGGACCTGCTGCGCAGCGCGGTGCTCTCCGCCTGAGCAGCCTGGGTCGCGAGGGAGACCCCGGAGCATCAGGAAATGCTCCAATCATGATCCAACCATGATGCTCCGGCCGGCCAGATGGGCCTTTATCGGCGTCATTCCCTGACGCCGGAAGTCCGGAGGAAGCCCGCCCTTGTCCGCTCGATTGTCATTCCTGGCCCCGCTCACCCTGCTCACGCTCCACGGCTGTGACGCCGCTCCATCTGACTCCGCCCCTCTCCGCACACAGTCCGCGGAATTGGCGCCCGCCACCGGCCCGGTGACGCTCGTGACGGACCTCAACGTCACGTCCCTGGCACGCCAGCTCTCCCTCTCGGACCAGTTCACCCGCATGGGGGGCTCCGTCTACTTCTCGGCCACCGGGACGGGCGTGGGCCAGGAGCTGTGGCGCACGGATGGTACGCCCCAGGGCACCACCCTCGTGCGCGACATCATCCCGGGGCCCTGGGGGCACAGACCCCTCCCAGCTCACGGTGTGGAAGGAGCGGCTGTACTTCGTCGTCTCCCTGCCGTGGGGTGGCATCACGCTCTACGTCAGTGACGGAACGGCCGCCGGCACGCTCCCGCACGCGGTCATCGCTCCCGAGGGCCAGGGGGGGCGAAGTACGTGGACTCCGCCTTCCCCACGCGCAACGGGCTGTGCCTGTCGCTGGTGTCGGGCGGCTTCGGGGCGGCGGACGAGCGGGGTGGGATGGCACGAGGGCGAGGGACATCAGCTCGCCGCCGAAGCCGTTGAATTCGGTGTCCAGGTAGTAGCGCATCACGTCTTCCTCGGGTTGGTGCTGCGATAACTGGCAGAGGTGGCCCGCGCAGCGAGGGGGAGCCGGCGACGCTCCAGCGCCTGGGCCAGCTTCTTCTCTGCCCGGTTCCGGTTCCGCGTCTCCCGTGCCTTGCGCGCTCTCTCCGCCCGGGCTGCGGCGTGGGCGGCTGCCTCCTCCGCGGGCGGAACCCCGTCAGCACGAGACGGACGGGCCCGTGCAGGGGCTGGATGCGGGCCAGTGCTGCCACCTGCGCGACGCGGGCCTTGTACGCCATGGCCTTGTCGGACGGCACCAGCCCGCGGCCCTTGGCCGGGCGCCAGTCATCGTTGGCGCTGAGCGGGTACGGCAGCACGAGGCGCATCTCGGCGCGGGGACACAACCTGACGCACCCGGGCGCGCAGCTCCGCCGGGGGCAGCACCTCAAGCAGACGGGGCAGGAGGCGCCACTTGCTGGCGGAGCGGACGCCTCGCGCCGCGCCAGCGGACTCCAGCAGAGCCAGCATCTCTGGGCGCCACAGCAGGCGCGCGGTAGCGCCTGGGCTCGGGCTCGGGCTCGGGTTGTCCCGCGCCGGGCGCACCTCCTCGAGGACGACACCGCCGCCCTCGGCGCGGGCCAGCACCACGCCCCACCAGGACGGCACCAGCGCGCGGCCGCGCTCCAGGTGTCGCTCACCTGCGACGAGGGTGCAGCGGTCGAACACCGCGCTGTAGGACAACTCCTGGACCAGCAGGCGGCGCAGCGTGTCCGCGTCCGCCTTGACCTCCCAGGCGTGGAGGCACCCGGAGCCGATGGTGGCCACGTCCACCCGCACCAGCCCGCACTTCAGCCCCACCTCGTGGAGCACCCGGGCGCCGGGCTACGTGCCCGCGGCGAGTTGGGCCAGGGGCTGGCGGATGTCCGCGTCGCGCAGGCACGTCACGGAAGGCTCCGGTAGAATGTGGCCGTGGGCTGGAGCGCCCACGAGCACGGGGGAACACAGCCATGGCCGACAACAACGACAGCGCCGAAAGGACCGACTGGACGAAGGTGCTGCTCAAGTGCCCGGAGTGCGGGAAGGAGAAGCCGGTGGTTCCCGACTTCGGACTCATGACGCTGGGCGGGCATCCGCCATCCCCTCAGTTCAGGTGCAACGTGTGTCGCATCGCCATCGTGACCAGCCAACTCTGACATATCAGGTGCGTGGCAGGGCCTGACTCGCTTCTTCCACGGCTCCGCGTCTGCCATGCGCGCCACCTTGCGCGCGCCGGCTCAGCGACGCCAGACGGGGTTCGTGCAGCGAATACGGGCCGACCGGTGCTGCTACTGCTGGACCAGGCCAGCTTTCACACCGTCCAGCGGTCGCAGGCCCTTGCTGCGCAGCTGGACATCCGCCTGCTCTGGTTGCCCAAGCAGCGTCCCGAGCTCAACGCCATGGACCACGTCTGGAGGGAGTTGAAGCTGCACATCTCGGCCAATCGCCAGTACCCCAGCGTCGGTGCTCAGGTCGAGGCCGCCGTCCTGTGGGTGCTGTCGCTCACTCCCACCCGGGCCATCCGCAAGGTGGGTATCCTCGCGGAGGCAGCGAGCTCCACGGCGAGGCGGCGGAGGTGGGCCAGGGCGACGGCGTCAAGGGAGTCGTCGTCGTACAGTCCGAGGTCGTAGTCCGAGGCCTTAGGGGATGTGCTCGTTCAGGCGGAAGGCGGACACCCGGCCATCCGGGATGAGCGACACTCTGTAGCGGAGGGTCTTGGGCCCGAACTGCACCAGGTACGTGTAGAGGCGGTCGTCACCCACCACTTCCCGCTTGACCAGGACGAGCGGCCCCGCCGGCGCCAGGCTTTGCAGCAGTTGCTGATAGAACGGCACGGCTTGGCCCCAGAACCACCAGGGGGCGTACGCGAACTCGACTGGCTCCATCGTCCCGGCCCGTGCCTGCTCGAGCAGCGTGGTGAGCCGGGCGGTGACCTGCGGCTCGAGGTCCGGGATGGGGGTCAACGGGGGCACGGCGAGCGCGGGGTTGACGATGGCAGCAATGCCTTCCACGAAGGTCATGGGGTTTGACCCACTCGAGTTGGCCAGCACGACGATGGAGAGAGAGTCCCCGATGAAGCGGGAGTAGGCGGTCCGGAAGCCCTGCCACCCACCGGTATGCTGGTGCAGGGGCTTGCCATTGCGCTCGAGGATTTCCCATCCAAAGCCATAGGGCTGGGTGGCTCCGCTGTTGAGCTTCACGGGGGACAGGATTTCCTGCCAGCTCTCCGGGCTCAGGATGGAGCGCTGCGCCACGGCGGCATCCCAGGCCAGCAAGTCCTTCACGGAGAAATAGAGCGCACCGTCCCCGGTGGTGTTGAGGGAAGGCGAAACCCACTCCTGGTTCTTCACCTCGCCGCGGACCACGCGGTAGCCGGCCGAGCGGTTGGGAATGATGTCCGCCTCGCTGATTCCGCGCGCCGTCTTCATTCCGGCGGGCCGGAAGACGTGCTCACCGAGGACGTTGGTGTAGTCGGTGCCCGCGACGCGGTTCACGATGATGCCCAGGAGGACGTAGCCGGAGTTGCTGTAGTTCCACCGCAGACCGGCGGGAAACTCCAAGGGCAACTCGTAGATGAAGTGCGCGAATTCCTCGTCCGTGTAGTCCTTGCGCACGTCGAGCAGTCCCTCGAGGTCCTGGATGCCGGAGGTGTGCGTCAGCAGGTGGCGCACTGTGATGGGGTGCCACTTGGTGGGCGCGTCGGGGAAGAACTTCGTGATGCTGTCGGAGAGCGAAATCCTGCCTGCCTCCACCTGGTGCATCACCGCCATTGCGGTGAATTGTTTGCCCAGGGAGCCAGATTGGAAGAGGGTGTCCTTGCTGACAGGAACCCGATGCTCCAGATTGGCAAAGCCATACCCCTTTGCCAGCACGACCCTTCCGTGGCTCACGACGCCCACGGCGAGGCCGGGCACATTCTGTCGTTTCTGCTCCGCGCGGACGAAGGTGTCGATCCGCTCGCGGAGCGAACCATGTGCGGCGGCGGGGCGGCTCGTGAACAGGCCTACAAGGAAGACAGCAACCAATGTGATGGATTGCAAGAAACCGCGCATGGGAGCTCCTCATGCCCGGACGGGTATGGGTCACGGGTATGCTCACGAGAACATTGCTCCCTCTGTGCTGTAAATAATTGTGGTGAATTTCCCTTTTTGAGGGTGAGGGCTGGAGCGGAGGGGCCGAGGAGGGCCGCTGACGGGGCCGCCCGAGCGATGCTCCCGACCGGTGGACAGGCCGCTTGAGCCCCCTTTTTGTGCACGCCTGTCCAGGCCGCGCTCCCATCAGGTGCGTGGCAGGGTTCTGGACCTGTTGCTGTCTTGAACCGCCACACCACGCGGCTGGGGTGGCCCTCGTGCCGGGGCCAACCTCGTAGATGCCGTGGGCAAACCCAGGTGCTCCAGAATCGCCCGCACCCCGGGGGCCCCCTTCACGTACGCCAAGACCCTTAAGCCTGCCTCCACACCTCACGCAGCCGAACACGTCGAAGTCGAACGTCCTCCTGAGCAAATCGGCCCAGTCTACTCGCGGTGTCCTCTCCTTCATCCGCTCCTTCCTGGCCGCTGACTGGTCGGGCACCATCACGTAGCATTCCGAGGTTCCAGCCTGGAGCGTCAGCGTCAACGCGACATGCTCGGAGATGGGGAAGGGCCACATCCAACTCGTGGGCACCTATAGCGGCGACGTCTGAGCCGCCCACGGTCGCACATGCCTGTCCTTCCACGGACAGGCGAGGCGACCGGACGCAGCAGTTGGACCGCCGCGGGAGCCACTTATGTCAGTGTGCACCAACCGTGCTCGCTGTCGTGGAACAGGCCGCAGCCGTTGGGAACTCATACACGAACGTGATGCCTCCGCTGTCGTGCACGTGGATCGCCATGTGAATTCCGTCGAAGCCGCTCTCGAACTTGCCGCTCATCACCGTCACTGGCGCGTAGCGTGGTAGAGCGTTGCCGAGCACACCGCTGAACTCGATCGTCGAGTGCCGCACGGCGTTGGCCGCGAGCGCGCCTTCCGCATCGGTCACGGCGTGAGGCGAGAGCTTCGGCTTGCGCCTCACCGAGATTGCCCGGCGGACCTCCGAAGCGCTGGCACTGCCCGCCGTATCGTGCAGCACCTCTCCGCTCGTCGCCGGGAGCGACCACACGCAGATCGGGAGTCCGTGCGGCGGGGCGCCTTGCGCTGTACACACACGGACCTCGTTGGGCGCAGCGGCGAAACTCGCGTGCGAAAGCGTTGTCAGCACTGCCATTGCGACAATCGATAGGGTCGTTCGCATGTTCAAGGGGACCTCGTGAGCCGGGCGCCGCGCTGGCGACGCCCACACTTTTTCAATGCAAAGGGATTGGCAGCCCAAACAGCTATGGGTTGCCTCAAACCGTTGCATGGTCTACCGGGGCTGGAGCGGTCCCCGGAACCCGCTCGGCTCCGCGCTCACCGTGGTATTGCCCGCGAGCATTCCCTTCGTGAAGAAGGGGTTTTCGAAGAACACGTACGGATTGAAGAGCTCGGGGCGACTCGCGGCGTCCAGTCTCGCGGAGAGTTCGTGCGGTAGCTTGAAGTCCAGCGCATGGAGGTTGTCCTCCAACTGCTCCAGCCTGCTCGCGCCGATGATGGTGGACACGACGGCCGGACGCGTCGCCACCCAGTTGAGCGCCACCTGGGCGGGCGAGCGCTCCACCTCTTTCGCCACAGCGACGAGCTCCTCGACAATGGCCCAGGGGCGCTCTTGCAGGAACTTGTCCGCCACGGGGTTTCCGCTGGCGAGCAGTGCATGGGCGCGCCCGTCACCCTTCGGCTGGTTTCCGTCGCGGGTGTACCTCCCGGTGAGGAGGCCCCCGGCCAGGGGGCTCCACGGAGTGAGGGCGGCCCCCATGGCCAGCGCGGCGGGGAGGTGCTCGCGCTCGACATTGCGTTCAGCGAGCGAGTACTCCAGTTGCAGCGCGGCGACCTTTTCCCAGTGGTTGCGCTCCGCCAATGTCTGTGCGCGCGCGAAGTACCAGGCAGGCACGTCGGAGAAGCCGATGTAGCGCACCTTGCCCTCGCGCACGAGGCCGGTCAGCGTCCCCATCACTTCCTCCACGGGTGTCAGGCCGTCCCATACGTGCAGCCAGTACACGTCCACGTAGCTCATCTTGAGGCGGCGCAGCGAGCCTTCGAGGGCGGCGTAGATGTGCTTGCGGCTGTTTCCGCCCGCATTC
This sequence is a window from Myxococcus xanthus. Protein-coding genes within it:
- a CDS encoding sce7726 family protein — its product is MLHEVGLKCGLVRVDVATIGSGCLHAWEVKADADTLRRLLVQELSYSAVFDRCTLVAGERHLERGRALVPSWWGVVLARAEGGGVVLEEVRPARDNPSPSPSPGATARLLWRPEMLALLESAGAARGVRSASKWRLLPRLLEVLPPAELRARVRQVVSPRRDAPRAAVPAQRQR
- a CDS encoding DUF6289 family protein; this encodes MMMRPSVLAFVVVSGLLAACGTGAGPVDEGSTLDSQSQTLPANEVRTWYYTSSAFDPAEMVGERTLYCDGSNDDWGVTTRYYKHIMMSCDNGVYQQFKCYDCTKFPCKVVPCPYQN
- a CDS encoding aldo/keto reductase, which translates into the protein MSTRIIDSLAKYHLLGQTGLRVSPLALGTMNFGTDWGWGITSEDAHRLLTRYLEAGGNFIDTADAYTSGSSERIIGDYFAKHGGRERAVIATKFSANLSPGDPNAGGNSRKHIYAALEGSLRRLKMSYVDVYWLHVWDGLTPVEEVMGTLTGLVREGKVRYIGFSDVPAWYFARAQTLAERNHWEKVAALQLEYSLAERNVEREHLPAALAMGAALTPWSPLAGGLLTGRYTRDGNQPKGDGRAHALLASGNPVADKFLQERPWAIVEELVAVAKEVERSPAQVALNWVATRPAVVSTIIGASRLEQLEDNLHALDFKLPHELSARLDAASRPELFNPYVFFENPFFTKGMLAGNTTVSAEPSGFRGPLQPR
- a CDS encoding M12 family metallopeptidase, producing MSRDLSRLALSALFIPSLLLIACGEENLAPGLNLDPEMARVPAGAPIREGYIWSNMREKFVPVTYAEVDGLAIQEGDMVLGTVQQMEARVREVKALGLDASGPRAQGLAKTDLNSRWPNAVVPYTIDSGVANQNRIQDAINHWHDRTHISFVLRTANNAAQYPDYVRIQSGTGCSAHYGRLGGQQGVWLDGSCSTGTIIHELGHSLGLNHEHNRQDRDTYVIIRWENMVAGAASQFQQNNNEDDDFFGYDFGSIMHYGPMQGSKNGRPTIEGRGGQTIGQRNALSTLDVVTVTRLYSRTITLRASNGDYLVAEGGGGAMVDANRVAVGPWERFQLVDLDGNDLVTGDLVQLQTINGNFVQATNGGGSTLNAWEMAPGNWETFRIWKMAGTGLSTIATGDGVVLGTLTPGYPKYWQAVNGGGAGVTVNTDTINLGPANIFTVAFP
- a CDS encoding transposase, producing MLLLLDQASFHTVQRSQALAAQLDIRLLWLPKQRPELNAMDHVWRELKLHISANRQYPSVGAQVEAAVLWVLSLTPTRAIRKVGILAEAASSTARRRRWARATASRESSSYSPRS
- a CDS encoding LysR family transcriptional regulator; translated protein: MSQESTLEARDLRLIQAIVEEGSVTRAARRLYLSQSAISHQLSGLETRLGVTLFERVRKRMVITPAGQRLAALAAEVLPRLAREQALLRAALTPTPPRPLRLAAQCYTCYQWLPRLLTGLSTAHPEVDLRLDVEATRSAEAALLEDRLDVALCCYPVSTPGLVSTPLFRDELVAVLPAGHPLAARPYVSGPDLTEQAVYFYPLPAEDEERFRRELLPRRPDALRVRTLPLTEAMVELVRSGHGVSLIARWSLGPHLAQGGLVTRGLGRKGYWRQWSAVHKRHSPLAPALATLVDLLRSAVLSA
- a CDS encoding serine hydrolase domain-containing protein, which codes for MRGFLQSITLVAVFLVGLFTSRPAAAHGSLRERIDTFVRAEQKRQNVPGLAVGVVSHGRVVLAKGYGFANLEHRVPVSKDTLFQSGSLGKQFTAMAVMHQVEAGRISLSDSITKFFPDAPTKWHPITVRHLLTHTSGIQDLEGLLDVRKDYTDEEFAHFIYELPLEFPAGLRWNYSNSGYVLLGIIVNRVAGTDYTNVLGEHVFRPAGMKTARGISEADIIPNRSAGYRVVRGEVKNQEWVSPSLNTTGDGALYFSVKDLLAWDAAVAQRSILSPESWQEILSPVKLNSGATQPYGFGWEILERNGKPLHQHTGGWQGFRTAYSRFIGDSLSIVVLANSSGSNPMTFVEGIAAIVNPALAVPPLTPIPDLEPQVTARLTTLLEQARAGTMEPVEFAYAPWWFWGQAVPFYQQLLQSLAPAGPLVLVKREVVGDDRLYTYLVQFGPKTLRYRVSLIPDGRVSAFRLNEHIP